A genomic window from Camelus ferus isolate YT-003-E chromosome 9, BCGSAC_Cfer_1.0, whole genome shotgun sequence includes:
- the C9H19orf54 gene encoding UPF0692 protein C19orf54 homolog isoform X5 encodes MISPCSPPLEPPRAPAPQAPIIPPPPLPPDLPDLTFPPSSSSFQTPIPPPPPMPPPPPAKVFAPPHVFGLEKSQLLKEALEKDGRVPRGREDVQRLLKLHKDRFRSDLQWILFCADVPSLIQEGPQCGLVALWMAGTLLAPHSDIPLERVVQVAMERGYTAQGEMFSVPATMRTSTTSHVSGRATRPTGQ; translated from the exons ATGATTTCTCCATGCTCTCCTCCCTTAGAGCCACCAAGAGCCCCTGCACCCCAGGCCCCCATCATTCCacctcctcccctacccccagaTCTCCCGGATTTAACTTTTCCACCCTCTTCCTCGAGCTTCCAGACCCCTattcccccaccacccccaatgCCGCCTCCACCCCCTGCCAAGGTGTTTGCGCCCCCTCATGTCTTCGGCCTGGAGAAGAGCCAGCTCCTGAAGGAGGCCTTGGAGAAGGACGGCCGGGTCCCCAGGGGCAGAGAGGACGTCCAGAGGCTCCTGAAGCTGCACAAGGACCG TTTCAGAAGTGACCTGCAGTGGATCCTCTTCTGTGCTGACGTGCCCTCCCTCATCCAAGAAGGCCCTCA GTGCGGGCTAGTGGCCTTGTGGATGGCAGGCACCCTCCTGGCACCCCACAGCGACATACCCCTGGAGAGAGTGGTGCAGGTGGCCATGGAGAGGGGTTACACGGCCCAAGGGGAGATGTTCTCTG TGCCAGCTACGATGAGGACTTCAACCACGAGCCATGTCAGCGGAAGGGCCACAAGGCCCACTGGGCAGTGA
- the C9H19orf54 gene encoding UPF0692 protein C19orf54 homolog isoform X1, whose protein sequence is MISPCSPPLEPPRAPAPQAPIIPPPPLPPDLPDLTFPPSSSSFQTPIPPPPPMPPPPPAKVFAPPHVFGLEKSQLLKEALEKDGRVPRGREDVQRLLKLHKDRFRSDLQWILFCADVPSLIQEGPQCGLVALWMAGTLLAPHSDIPLERVVQVAMERGYTAQGEMFSVADMGRLAQEALGCQAEVLCGGLGGPNRDHVLQHLVAGHPLLIPYDEDFNHEPCQRKGHKAHWAVSTGVLLGVQAVPGLGYTEDPELPGLFHPEPGMPHQPPSVPEEGSPGAVYLLSKQGKSWHYQLWDYDQVRDSNLQLTDFSPSRAADGREYVVPAGGLRAGLCGQALLLRPQDSSH, encoded by the exons ATGATTTCTCCATGCTCTCCTCCCTTAGAGCCACCAAGAGCCCCTGCACCCCAGGCCCCCATCATTCCacctcctcccctacccccagaTCTCCCGGATTTAACTTTTCCACCCTCTTCCTCGAGCTTCCAGACCCCTattcccccaccacccccaatgCCGCCTCCACCCCCTGCCAAGGTGTTTGCGCCCCCTCATGTCTTCGGCCTGGAGAAGAGCCAGCTCCTGAAGGAGGCCTTGGAGAAGGACGGCCGGGTCCCCAGGGGCAGAGAGGACGTCCAGAGGCTCCTGAAGCTGCACAAGGACCG TTTCAGAAGTGACCTGCAGTGGATCCTCTTCTGTGCTGACGTGCCCTCCCTCATCCAAGAAGGCCCTCA GTGCGGGCTAGTGGCCTTGTGGATGGCAGGCACCCTCCTGGCACCCCACAGCGACATACCCCTGGAGAGAGTGGTGCAGGTGGCCATGGAGAGGGGTTACACGGCCCAAGGGGAGATGTTCTCTG TGGCTGACATGGGCAGGCTGGCCCAGGAGGCACTGGGCTGCCAGGCAGAGGTGCTCTGTGGTGGCCTGGGTGGTCCTAACAGAGACCATGTCCTACAGCACCTTGTCGCCGGACATCCCCTGCTAATCCC CTACGATGAGGACTTCAACCACGAGCCATGTCAGCGGAAGGGCCACAAGGCCCACTGGGCAGTGAGCACAG gggTCCTGCTGGGTGTGCAGGCTGTGCCTGGCCTCGGCTACACGGAGGACCCCGAGCTGCCAGGCCTGTTCCACCCAGAGCCCGGCATGCCCCACCAGCCACCATCCGTGCCGGAGGAAGGCTCCCCAGGAGCCGTCTACCTTCTCTCCAAGCAGGGCAAGAGTTGGCACTACCAGCTGTGGGACTACGACCAAGTCCGGGACAGCAACCTGCAGCTGACGGACTTCTCGCCCTCGCGGGCCGCCGATGGCCGGGAGTATGTGGTGCCCGCTGGCGGGCTGCGGGCCGGCCTCTGCGGCCAGGCCCTGCTCCTCAGACCACAGGACTCCAGCCACTAG
- the C9H19orf54 gene encoding UPF0692 protein C19orf54 homolog isoform X2 yields the protein MISPCSPPLEPPRAPAPQAPIIPPPPLPPDLPDLTFPPSSSSFQTPIPPPPPMPPPPPAKVFAPPHVFGLEKSQLLKEALEKDGRVPRGREDVQRLLKLHKDRCGLVALWMAGTLLAPHSDIPLERVVQVAMERGYTAQGEMFSVADMGRLAQEALGCQAEVLCGGLGGPNRDHVLQHLVAGHPLLIPYDEDFNHEPCQRKGHKAHWAVSTGVLLGVQAVPGLGYTEDPELPGLFHPEPGMPHQPPSVPEEGSPGAVYLLSKQGKSWHYQLWDYDQVRDSNLQLTDFSPSRAADGREYVVPAGGLRAGLCGQALLLRPQDSSH from the exons ATGATTTCTCCATGCTCTCCTCCCTTAGAGCCACCAAGAGCCCCTGCACCCCAGGCCCCCATCATTCCacctcctcccctacccccagaTCTCCCGGATTTAACTTTTCCACCCTCTTCCTCGAGCTTCCAGACCCCTattcccccaccacccccaatgCCGCCTCCACCCCCTGCCAAGGTGTTTGCGCCCCCTCATGTCTTCGGCCTGGAGAAGAGCCAGCTCCTGAAGGAGGCCTTGGAGAAGGACGGCCGGGTCCCCAGGGGCAGAGAGGACGTCCAGAGGCTCCTGAAGCTGCACAAGGACCG GTGCGGGCTAGTGGCCTTGTGGATGGCAGGCACCCTCCTGGCACCCCACAGCGACATACCCCTGGAGAGAGTGGTGCAGGTGGCCATGGAGAGGGGTTACACGGCCCAAGGGGAGATGTTCTCTG TGGCTGACATGGGCAGGCTGGCCCAGGAGGCACTGGGCTGCCAGGCAGAGGTGCTCTGTGGTGGCCTGGGTGGTCCTAACAGAGACCATGTCCTACAGCACCTTGTCGCCGGACATCCCCTGCTAATCCC CTACGATGAGGACTTCAACCACGAGCCATGTCAGCGGAAGGGCCACAAGGCCCACTGGGCAGTGAGCACAG gggTCCTGCTGGGTGTGCAGGCTGTGCCTGGCCTCGGCTACACGGAGGACCCCGAGCTGCCAGGCCTGTTCCACCCAGAGCCCGGCATGCCCCACCAGCCACCATCCGTGCCGGAGGAAGGCTCCCCAGGAGCCGTCTACCTTCTCTCCAAGCAGGGCAAGAGTTGGCACTACCAGCTGTGGGACTACGACCAAGTCCGGGACAGCAACCTGCAGCTGACGGACTTCTCGCCCTCGCGGGCCGCCGATGGCCGGGAGTATGTGGTGCCCGCTGGCGGGCTGCGGGCCGGCCTCTGCGGCCAGGCCCTGCTCCTCAGACCACAGGACTCCAGCCACTAG
- the C9H19orf54 gene encoding UPF0692 protein C19orf54 homolog isoform X3 has product MPPPPPAKVFAPPHVFGLEKSQLLKEALEKDGRVPRGREDVQRLLKLHKDRFRSDLQWILFCADVPSLIQEGPQCGLVALWMAGTLLAPHSDIPLERVVQVAMERGYTAQGEMFSVADMGRLAQEALGCQAEVLCGGLGGPNRDHVLQHLVAGHPLLIPYDEDFNHEPCQRKGHKAHWAVSTGVLLGVQAVPGLGYTEDPELPGLFHPEPGMPHQPPSVPEEGSPGAVYLLSKQGKSWHYQLWDYDQVRDSNLQLTDFSPSRAADGREYVVPAGGLRAGLCGQALLLRPQDSSH; this is encoded by the exons atgCCGCCTCCACCCCCTGCCAAGGTGTTTGCGCCCCCTCATGTCTTCGGCCTGGAGAAGAGCCAGCTCCTGAAGGAGGCCTTGGAGAAGGACGGCCGGGTCCCCAGGGGCAGAGAGGACGTCCAGAGGCTCCTGAAGCTGCACAAGGACCG TTTCAGAAGTGACCTGCAGTGGATCCTCTTCTGTGCTGACGTGCCCTCCCTCATCCAAGAAGGCCCTCA GTGCGGGCTAGTGGCCTTGTGGATGGCAGGCACCCTCCTGGCACCCCACAGCGACATACCCCTGGAGAGAGTGGTGCAGGTGGCCATGGAGAGGGGTTACACGGCCCAAGGGGAGATGTTCTCTG TGGCTGACATGGGCAGGCTGGCCCAGGAGGCACTGGGCTGCCAGGCAGAGGTGCTCTGTGGTGGCCTGGGTGGTCCTAACAGAGACCATGTCCTACAGCACCTTGTCGCCGGACATCCCCTGCTAATCCC CTACGATGAGGACTTCAACCACGAGCCATGTCAGCGGAAGGGCCACAAGGCCCACTGGGCAGTGAGCACAG gggTCCTGCTGGGTGTGCAGGCTGTGCCTGGCCTCGGCTACACGGAGGACCCCGAGCTGCCAGGCCTGTTCCACCCAGAGCCCGGCATGCCCCACCAGCCACCATCCGTGCCGGAGGAAGGCTCCCCAGGAGCCGTCTACCTTCTCTCCAAGCAGGGCAAGAGTTGGCACTACCAGCTGTGGGACTACGACCAAGTCCGGGACAGCAACCTGCAGCTGACGGACTTCTCGCCCTCGCGGGCCGCCGATGGCCGGGAGTATGTGGTGCCCGCTGGCGGGCTGCGGGCCGGCCTCTGCGGCCAGGCCCTGCTCCTCAGACCACAGGACTCCAGCCACTAG
- the C9H19orf54 gene encoding UPF0692 protein C19orf54 homolog isoform X4 codes for MAGTLLAPHSDIPLERVVQVAMERGYTAQGEMFSVADMGRLAQEALGCQAEVLCGGLGGPNRDHVLQHLVAGHPLLIPYDEDFNHEPCQRKGHKAHWAVSTGVLLGVQAVPGLGYTEDPELPGLFHPEPGMPHQPPSVPEEGSPGAVYLLSKQGKSWHYQLWDYDQVRDSNLQLTDFSPSRAADGREYVVPAGGLRAGLCGQALLLRPQDSSH; via the exons ATGGCAGGCACCCTCCTGGCACCCCACAGCGACATACCCCTGGAGAGAGTGGTGCAGGTGGCCATGGAGAGGGGTTACACGGCCCAAGGGGAGATGTTCTCTG TGGCTGACATGGGCAGGCTGGCCCAGGAGGCACTGGGCTGCCAGGCAGAGGTGCTCTGTGGTGGCCTGGGTGGTCCTAACAGAGACCATGTCCTACAGCACCTTGTCGCCGGACATCCCCTGCTAATCCC CTACGATGAGGACTTCAACCACGAGCCATGTCAGCGGAAGGGCCACAAGGCCCACTGGGCAGTGAGCACAG gggTCCTGCTGGGTGTGCAGGCTGTGCCTGGCCTCGGCTACACGGAGGACCCCGAGCTGCCAGGCCTGTTCCACCCAGAGCCCGGCATGCCCCACCAGCCACCATCCGTGCCGGAGGAAGGCTCCCCAGGAGCCGTCTACCTTCTCTCCAAGCAGGGCAAGAGTTGGCACTACCAGCTGTGGGACTACGACCAAGTCCGGGACAGCAACCTGCAGCTGACGGACTTCTCGCCCTCGCGGGCCGCCGATGGCCGGGAGTATGTGGTGCCCGCTGGCGGGCTGCGGGCCGGCCTCTGCGGCCAGGCCCTGCTCCTCAGACCACAGGACTCCAGCCACTAG